The Muntiacus reevesi chromosome 7, mMunRee1.1, whole genome shotgun sequence genome includes a region encoding these proteins:
- the LOC136172578 gene encoding olfactory receptor 4K1-like, which produces MRQTIVQKRRLCQFHANLSSPDSFNRWSNKSVVTEFILLGLSSSRELQLFLFFTFSVFYGAAVVGNILIILTVITDSRLHSPMYFLLSNLSFIDVCQATFATPKMIADFLSEHKTITFEGCMSQIFFLHVFGGSEMVLLVAMAYDRYIAICKPLHYMTIMNRRVCTVLVGVSWAIGILHSASHLVFTVDLPFCGPNKVDNFFCDLPLVIKLACLDTYVLEILVLTNSGLLSLICFLLLLISYTIILATVHRQASGGTSKALSTLSAHITVVVLFFGPLIFIYIWPFESFTIDKFISVFFTVFTPLLNPMIYTLRNKDVKEAMKKLRNQHVGSKEVF; this is translated from the exons ATGAGGCAGACTATTGTTCAAAAAAGGCGATTATGTCAATTTCATG CTAACTTGAGCAGCCCAGATTCATTTAACAGATGGAGCAATAAGTCAGTGGTTACTGAGTTCATTTTGTTGGGCCTGTCTAGCTCTCGGGAACTCCAGCTCTTCCTCTTTTTTACCTTCTCTGTGTTTTACGGTGCTGCAGTGGTGGGAAACATTCTTATCATTCTCACAGTGATTACAGACTCTCGACTGCATTCTCCGATGTACTTTCTTCTTAGCAATCTCTCCTTCATTGATGTGTGTCAGGCTACATTTGCCACTCCCAAGATGATTGCGGACTTCCTCAGTGAACATAAGACCATCACTTTCGAGGGATGCATGTCACAGatattttttttgcatgtttttgGGGGCAGTGAGATGGTACTTCTTGTTGCCATGGCCTATGATAGATATATCGCTATATGCAAACCTCTGCATTACATGACCATCATGAACCGAAGAGTGTGCACTGTCCTGGTGGGAGTCTCCTGGGCCATTGGCATCTTGCACTCAGCCAGTCACCTGGTATTCACAGTAGATCTTCCTTTCTGTGGACCCAACAAGGTAGACAATTTCTTTTGTGACCTCCCCCTTGTGATTAAACTTGCCTGCTTGGACACCTATGTTTTAGAGATCCTGGTGCTCACAAATAGTGGCCTGTTGTCACTTAtctgttttctccttttgctCATTTCTTACACTATCATCCTGGCTACTGTCCATCGCCAAGCCTCTGGTGGGACATCCAAGGCACTTTCCACTCTGTCTGCCCACATTACTGTTGTAGTTCTGTTCTTTGGCCCATTAATCTTTATCTATATTTGGCCCTTTGAAAGTTTCACAATTGATAAATTTATCTCTGTGTTTTTCACTGTATTCACTCCTCTTCTTAACCCTATGATTTACACCCTAAGGAATAAAGATGTAAAGGAAGccatgaagaaactaaggaaccAACATGTGGGTTCCAAGGAAGTCTTTTAG
- the LOC136171858 gene encoding olfactory receptor 4K15 has product MNETNHSQVTEFVLLGLSNSRELQPFLFLIFSLLYLAILLGNFLIILTVTSDSRLHTPMYFLLANLSLIDICVASFATPKMIADFLVEHKTISFNACLAQIFFVHLFTGSEMVILVSMAYDRYVAICKPLHYMTIMSRRVCIILVLISWCVGFIHTTSQLAFTVNLPFCGPNQVDSFFCDLPLVTKLACIDTYVVSLLIVADSGFLSLSSFLLLVLSYTVILITVRSRSSASMAKARSTLTAHITVVTLFFGPCIFIYVWPFSSYSVDKVLAVFYTIFTPILNPVIYTLRNKEMKAAMSKLRNHYPRPQKGSDL; this is encoded by the exons ATGAATGAGACAAATCATTCTCAGGTGACCGAATTTGTGTTGCTGGGACTCTCTAATTCCCGGGAGCTCCAACCTTTCTTGTTTCTCATATTTTCACTGCTCTACCTAGCAATACTGCTGGGCAATTTTCTCATCATCCTCACTGTGACCTCAGATTCCCGCCTTCATACCCCTATGTACTTTCTGCTCGCAAATCTCTCTCTTATAGATATATGTGTTGCCTCCTTTGCTACCCCCAAAATGATTGCAGACTTTTTGGTTGAACACAAGACTATTTCTTTTAATGCTTGTCTGGCTCAAATtttttttgttcatcttttcactGGCAGTGAGATGGTGATTCTTGTATCCATGGCTTATGATCGTTACGTTGCTATATGCAAACCTCTTCACTATATGACAATCATGAGCCGCCGTGTATGTATTATTCTTGTACTCATCTCCTGGTGTGTGGGTTTCATCCATACTACTAGCCAACTGGCTTTTACTGTTAACTTGCCTTTTTGTGGGCCTAATCAAGTGGATAGCTTTTTCTGTGACCTCCCTCTGGTGACTAAGTTGGCCTGCATCGACACTTATGTTGTCAGCCTACTAATAGTTGCAGACAGTGGCTTTCTTTCTTTGAGTTCCTTCCTCCTGTTGGTTCTTTCCTACACTGTGATACTCATCACAGTTAGGAGCCGCTCCTCTGCTAGCATGGCCAAGGCCCGCTCCACGTTGACTGCTCATATCACTGTGGTCACACTCTTCTTCGGACCGTGCATCTTCATCTATGTGTGGCCCTTTAGCAGTTATTCAGTTGACAAAGTCCTTGCAGTGTTCTACACCATCTTTACTCCCATTTTAAACCCGGTGATCTATACTCTaaggaataaagaaatgaaggcaGCTATGTCAAAACTGAGGA ATCACTATCCGAGGCCTCAGAAAGGGTCTGATTTATGA